One genomic region from Solwaraspora sp. WMMD792 encodes:
- a CDS encoding ROK family transcriptional regulator, producing the protein MRAGPSQEEIRRHNLGALLRHVHVHGATSRAELTTTLGLNRSTIGALTADLAAAGLVSEGGARETGRAGRPSLVVRPASERVYAYALSIEVDRLRVARVGLGGRILDIRTAERPRGTLAAEAVGPLTGFVKELHQAVPAGAVCVGSGVAVCGMVRRDDGMVRLGPTMGWVDEPLGAALAEALGDDRGVLVGNVSDVCALAEHTRGAAVGCDHVIYLYGDVGVGAGIIAGGRRVTGHGGYGGEVGHMVVHPGGRPCLCGSRGCWETEIGEHALIQAAGRSGAVVGREAVLAVVDAADRGDSQAQAAVRQVGNWLGFGVANLVNIFNPETVIFGGTLRDVYLAAAAHVRSRLNSNGLPACREHVRLRTPKLGDDAPLIGAAELAFEQLLADPLDAVAG; encoded by the coding sequence ATGCGGGCAGGACCCAGCCAGGAGGAGATCCGCCGGCACAACCTCGGCGCGTTACTGCGGCACGTGCACGTGCACGGTGCCACCTCACGCGCCGAACTGACCACCACGCTGGGGCTCAACCGCAGCACCATCGGTGCGCTCACCGCCGACCTGGCCGCAGCCGGCCTGGTCAGCGAGGGCGGCGCCCGGGAAACCGGCCGGGCCGGACGACCGTCGCTGGTCGTCCGGCCCGCGTCCGAGCGGGTGTACGCGTACGCGCTCAGCATCGAGGTCGACCGGTTACGGGTCGCCCGGGTCGGGCTCGGCGGCCGGATCCTCGACATCCGCACCGCCGAGCGGCCGCGCGGGACGCTGGCCGCCGAGGCGGTCGGCCCGCTCACCGGCTTCGTCAAGGAGCTGCACCAGGCGGTGCCGGCCGGCGCGGTCTGCGTCGGCAGCGGCGTCGCGGTCTGCGGCATGGTCCGCCGCGACGACGGCATGGTCCGGCTCGGGCCGACCATGGGCTGGGTCGACGAGCCGCTGGGCGCGGCCCTGGCCGAGGCGCTCGGCGACGACCGGGGCGTCCTGGTCGGCAACGTCTCCGACGTGTGCGCGCTGGCCGAACACACCCGGGGCGCGGCGGTCGGCTGCGACCACGTCATCTACCTGTACGGCGACGTCGGCGTCGGCGCCGGCATCATCGCCGGTGGCCGCCGGGTCACCGGCCACGGCGGGTACGGCGGCGAGGTCGGCCACATGGTGGTGCACCCCGGGGGCCGGCCCTGCCTGTGCGGATCCCGGGGCTGCTGGGAGACCGAGATCGGCGAACACGCGCTGATCCAGGCGGCCGGCCGCAGCGGGGCCGTCGTCGGCCGGGAAGCGGTGCTCGCCGTGGTGGACGCGGCCGACCGGGGCGACAGCCAGGCCCAGGCCGCGGTCCGCCAGGTCGGCAACTGGCTCGGTTTCGGCGTGGCCAACCTGGTCAACATCTTCAACCCGGAGACGGTGATCTTCGGCGGTACGCTGCGGGACGTCTACCTGGCGGCGGCCGCGCACGTGCGCAGTCGGCTCAACTCCAACGGGTTACCGGCCTGCCGGGAACACGTCCGGCTGCGTACCCCGAAACTCGGCGACGACGCGCCGCTGATCGGCGCCGCCGAGCTCGCCTTCGAGCAACTGCTCGCCGACCCGCTCGACGCGGTGGCCGGCTGA
- a CDS encoding ABC transporter permease: MSTATSTVQRPAARADSPGVGEHLRNYFSRVRGGDLGALPAILGLIVLCTVFSIVRPNFFTAGNFANLFIQGGAVTLIAMGLIFVLLLGEIDLSAGFASGVCAAILAVVSTEMGLPWYVAVLAAVATGTLIGTILGFLVAKVGIPSFVVTLAAFLAFQGTVLLLIEGGKNVSLRDDVLIAIVNRNVPPVVGWAIFGVGVAGFALIQLLRYRTRSAKGLVTDPMVVVLTRIGVLVAIAGAAVYILNQERSINPLITSLRGVPIVVPVIVVLLIFWTFVLRRTAYGRHIYAVGGNREAARRAGINVDRIRISAFMICSSMAAVGGIVAASRANSVDANTGGSNVLLFAVGAAVIGGTSLFGGKGRVLDAVLGGAVVAVIENGMGLMNVSSGVKFVFTGLVLLLAASVDALSRRRAAAGSR; the protein is encoded by the coding sequence ATGAGCACCGCCACCTCGACAGTCCAGCGGCCCGCCGCCCGGGCCGACTCGCCCGGCGTCGGCGAACACCTGCGCAACTACTTCTCCCGGGTGCGCGGCGGCGACCTCGGCGCACTGCCCGCCATCCTCGGCCTCATCGTGCTCTGCACGGTCTTCTCGATCGTGCGGCCCAACTTCTTCACCGCCGGTAACTTCGCCAACCTGTTCATCCAGGGCGGAGCGGTCACCCTGATCGCGATGGGACTGATCTTCGTCCTGCTGCTCGGTGAGATCGACCTCTCCGCCGGCTTCGCCAGCGGCGTCTGCGCCGCGATCCTGGCGGTCGTCTCCACCGAGATGGGACTGCCCTGGTACGTGGCGGTGCTGGCGGCGGTCGCCACCGGCACCCTGATCGGCACCATCCTCGGATTCCTGGTCGCCAAGGTCGGCATCCCGTCGTTCGTGGTCACCCTGGCCGCGTTCCTCGCCTTCCAGGGCACCGTGCTGCTGCTGATCGAGGGTGGCAAGAACGTCTCGCTGCGCGACGACGTGCTGATCGCGATCGTCAACCGCAACGTCCCGCCGGTCGTCGGTTGGGCGATCTTCGGCGTCGGGGTGGCCGGGTTCGCGCTGATCCAACTGCTGCGCTACCGCACCCGGTCCGCCAAGGGCCTGGTCACCGACCCGATGGTGGTTGTGCTGACCCGCATCGGCGTGCTGGTCGCGATCGCGGGTGCCGCCGTCTACATCCTCAACCAGGAGCGCAGCATCAACCCGCTGATCACCTCGCTGCGCGGGGTGCCGATCGTGGTGCCGGTCATCGTGGTACTGCTGATCTTCTGGACCTTCGTGCTGCGGCGCACCGCGTACGGCCGGCACATCTACGCCGTCGGCGGCAACCGGGAAGCCGCCCGCCGGGCCGGCATCAACGTCGACCGGATCCGGATCTCCGCCTTCATGATCTGCTCCTCGATGGCCGCCGTCGGCGGCATCGTGGCCGCCAGCCGGGCCAACTCGGTGGATGCCAACACCGGCGGCAGCAACGTGCTGCTGTTCGCCGTCGGCGCGGCGGTGATCGGCGGCACCAGCCTGTTCGGCGGCAAGGGCCGGGTCCTCGACGCGGTCCTCGGCGGCGCCGTGGTCGCGGTCATCGAGAACGGCATGGGGCTGATGAACGTCAGCTCCGGGGTGAAGTTCGTCTTCACCGGGCTGGTGCTGCTGCTGGCCGCCAGCGTCGACGCGCTGTCCCGTCGTCGCGCCGCCGCCGGGTCACGATGA
- a CDS encoding ATP-binding cassette domain-containing protein: protein MSATPLLQLRGIDKNFGPVQVLRNVDFAVYPGEVTALVGDNGAGKSTLVKCISGIHPIDRGEVIVNGRRVHIHNPRDAASHGIEVVYQDLALCDNLDIVQNMFLGREKRTGIVLDETTMEQMAADTLAGLSVRTVKSLRQLVASLSGGQRQTVAIAKAVLWNSKVVILDEPTAALGVAQTAQVLELVRRLADNGLAVVLISHNMNDVFAVSDRIAALYLGQMVAQVRSTEITHAQIVELITAGRSGDLGLPADNGTEYTATTGPGADR from the coding sequence GTGTCCGCGACCCCCCTGCTGCAACTGCGCGGGATCGACAAGAACTTCGGCCCCGTCCAGGTGCTGCGCAACGTCGACTTCGCCGTCTACCCCGGCGAGGTGACCGCGCTCGTCGGTGACAACGGTGCCGGCAAGTCCACCCTGGTCAAATGCATCAGCGGCATCCACCCGATCGACCGCGGCGAGGTCATCGTCAACGGCCGCCGGGTGCATATCCACAACCCGCGCGACGCCGCGTCACACGGCATCGAGGTCGTCTACCAGGACCTCGCGCTCTGCGACAACCTCGACATCGTGCAGAACATGTTCCTCGGGCGGGAGAAGCGCACCGGGATCGTGCTGGACGAGACCACGATGGAGCAGATGGCCGCGGACACCCTCGCCGGGCTCTCCGTCCGGACCGTCAAGTCGCTGCGGCAACTCGTCGCCAGCCTCTCCGGCGGCCAGCGCCAGACCGTCGCCATCGCCAAGGCGGTGCTCTGGAACAGCAAGGTCGTCATCCTCGACGAACCCACCGCGGCGCTCGGCGTCGCCCAGACCGCCCAGGTGCTCGAACTGGTCCGCCGGCTCGCCGACAACGGCCTCGCCGTCGTACTGATCTCGCACAACATGAACGACGTCTTCGCGGTGTCGGACCGGATCGCCGCGCTGTACCTCGGCCAGATGGTCGCCCAGGTCCGCAGCACGGAGATCACCCACGCGCAGATCGTGGAGCTGATCACCGCCGGCCGCAGCGGTGACCTCGGCCTGCCGGCCGACAACGGCACCGAGTACACCGCCACCACCGGACCGGGAGCCGACCGATGA
- a CDS encoding substrate-binding domain-containing protein, producing the protein MRRGILSTAAAGVLLAGGLTACGSDTGTDSGDTPTPKIGVILPDSASSDRWETADRRFLQEAFDAAGVDATIQNAQGDKAQFQTLADQMITDGATVLMIVNLDSGTGKAVLDKAQQQGVATIDYDRLTLGGSAEYYVSFDNEAVGQLQGEGLVKCLTDAGVEKPTIATLNGSETDNNATLFKNGYDGVLDPLYESGEYVKGPDQWVPDWDGAQAATIFEQMLTQTGGEIDGVLAANDTLGNAAISVLKRNQLNGQVPVTGQDATPQGLQNILAGDQCMTVYKAIKAEAQAAADLAVALANGERKEVAQTVTDPETNREVPSVLLTPQAIYKENVADVVNDGYVTAEELCTDEFAELCAEAGIS; encoded by the coding sequence ATGCGCAGAGGGATCCTCAGCACCGCCGCCGCCGGCGTCCTGCTCGCCGGCGGCCTGACCGCCTGTGGCAGCGACACCGGCACCGACAGCGGTGACACGCCCACCCCGAAGATCGGCGTGATCCTGCCGGACAGCGCCTCCTCCGACCGCTGGGAGACCGCCGACCGGCGCTTCCTGCAGGAGGCGTTCGACGCCGCCGGCGTCGACGCCACCATCCAGAACGCCCAGGGCGACAAGGCCCAGTTCCAGACCCTCGCCGACCAGATGATCACCGACGGGGCCACCGTCCTGATGATCGTCAACCTGGACTCCGGCACCGGCAAGGCCGTGCTGGACAAGGCCCAGCAGCAGGGCGTCGCCACCATCGACTACGACCGGCTCACCCTCGGCGGCTCCGCCGAGTACTACGTCAGCTTCGACAACGAGGCCGTCGGCCAACTGCAGGGCGAGGGTCTGGTCAAGTGCCTGACCGACGCCGGCGTGGAGAAGCCGACCATCGCCACCCTCAACGGCTCCGAGACCGACAACAACGCCACCCTGTTCAAGAACGGCTACGACGGCGTGCTCGACCCGCTGTACGAGTCCGGCGAGTACGTCAAGGGCCCGGACCAGTGGGTGCCGGACTGGGACGGCGCCCAGGCCGCCACCATCTTCGAGCAGATGCTGACCCAGACCGGCGGCGAGATCGACGGTGTGCTGGCCGCCAACGACACCCTCGGCAACGCGGCGATCTCGGTGCTCAAGCGCAACCAGCTCAACGGCCAGGTGCCGGTCACCGGGCAGGACGCCACCCCGCAGGGTCTGCAGAACATCCTCGCCGGCGACCAGTGCATGACCGTCTACAAGGCGATCAAAGCCGAGGCGCAGGCCGCCGCCGACCTGGCGGTCGCGCTGGCCAACGGGGAGCGCAAGGAGGTCGCGCAGACCGTCACCGACCCGGAGACCAACCGGGAGGTGCCGTCGGTGCTGCTCACCCCGCAGGCCATCTACAAGGAGAACGTCGCCGACGTGGTCAACGACGGCTACGTCACCGCCGAGGAGCTCTGCACCGACGAGTTCGCCGAGCTCTGCGCCGAGGCCGGCATCAGCTGA
- the ybaK gene encoding Cys-tRNA(Pro) deacylase codes for MAGTATPATTLLTKRRITFQLHPYRVSPDTPDYGAAVAATLGVAPEQVFKTLVAQVDGALAVGVVPVTGELDLKALAVALGGKRAVLADRVLAERTTGYVRGGISPIGQRKRLPTVLDASAQRYAEVYVSAGRRGLQLSIAPDDLAAVADARFAPIATH; via the coding sequence ATGGCAGGTACCGCGACCCCGGCGACGACGCTGCTGACCAAGCGGCGGATCACCTTCCAACTGCACCCGTACCGGGTCTCGCCGGACACCCCGGACTACGGCGCGGCGGTCGCGGCCACCCTCGGCGTCGCCCCCGAGCAGGTGTTCAAGACGCTGGTGGCGCAGGTCGACGGGGCACTCGCCGTCGGCGTCGTGCCGGTCACCGGGGAGCTGGACCTGAAGGCTCTGGCGGTGGCGCTCGGCGGCAAGCGCGCGGTGCTCGCCGACCGGGTGCTCGCCGAGCGGACCACCGGGTACGTCCGGGGCGGGATCAGCCCGATCGGGCAGCGTAAACGCCTGCCGACGGTGCTGGACGCCTCGGCGCAGCGGTACGCCGAGGTGTACGTCTCGGCCGGTCGTCGCGGGTTGCAATTGAGTATCGCTCCGGACGACCTGGCAGCGGTGGCCGATGCCCGTTTTGCCCCGATCGCCACCCACTGA
- a CDS encoding class I SAM-dependent methyltransferase, translating into MHPDELAALRAPEGAAALVAAAEVLAAPGGADPLAAATALRTAGVPAPLATAALTQAALRARATGKFGPAAARMFFTRAGLEQATRSVVADRRAARLRAAGVRHLADLGCGLGADSLAAARAGIRVYAVEADPGTAAIAAANVEATGLAHLVDVVCADATGVDVSGYDAIFCDPARRSGNGRRTFDPDSYSPPWDFVRSLVARVPRTVLKVAPGIDHALIPPEAEAEWVSVDREVVEAAFWCGPLADTPRRATLLRAGRPATDLTGDGGEPVDVGPVRRFLYDPDGAVVRSHLVAAFAATVDGTLADESIAYVYADAPTDTPYGRCLEITDVLPFSLKRLRALLRERGVTRLEILKRGSPLDPAQLRRELRLRTASGAGVAASLVLTRVAGAPTALLAHPVPAPDR; encoded by the coding sequence GTGCACCCGGACGAACTGGCCGCCCTGCGCGCCCCGGAGGGCGCGGCCGCGCTGGTCGCCGCGGCCGAGGTGCTGGCCGCGCCGGGCGGGGCGGATCCGCTCGCGGCGGCGACCGCGCTGCGTACCGCCGGGGTGCCGGCACCGCTGGCGACCGCCGCGCTCACCCAGGCCGCGCTGCGCGCCCGCGCGACCGGCAAGTTCGGCCCGGCCGCCGCCCGGATGTTCTTCACCCGCGCCGGCCTGGAGCAGGCCACCCGGTCGGTGGTCGCCGACCGGCGCGCCGCCCGGTTGCGCGCCGCCGGGGTGCGCCACCTCGCCGACCTGGGTTGCGGTCTCGGCGCGGACTCCCTCGCCGCCGCCCGGGCCGGCATCCGGGTGTACGCGGTGGAGGCCGACCCGGGCACCGCCGCGATCGCCGCCGCCAACGTCGAGGCGACCGGGCTGGCCCACCTGGTCGACGTGGTCTGCGCCGACGCCACCGGAGTCGACGTCTCCGGCTACGACGCAATCTTCTGCGACCCGGCCCGCCGGTCCGGCAACGGTCGGCGCACCTTCGACCCGGACAGCTACTCTCCGCCGTGGGACTTCGTCCGGTCGCTGGTCGCCCGGGTGCCCCGGACCGTGCTGAAGGTGGCGCCGGGCATCGACCACGCGCTGATCCCGCCGGAAGCCGAGGCCGAGTGGGTCAGCGTCGACCGGGAGGTGGTCGAGGCGGCGTTCTGGTGCGGCCCGCTGGCCGACACGCCGCGCCGGGCCACCCTGCTGCGTGCCGGACGGCCGGCCACGGACCTGACCGGCGACGGTGGTGAGCCGGTGGACGTCGGCCCGGTCCGGCGTTTCCTGTACGACCCGGACGGGGCGGTGGTCCGCTCGCACCTGGTCGCCGCGTTCGCCGCGACCGTCGACGGCACCCTCGCCGACGAGTCGATCGCCTACGTCTACGCGGACGCACCGACCGACACGCCGTACGGAAGGTGTCTGGAGATCACCGACGTGCTGCCGTTCTCGCTGAAGCGGCTGCGGGCGCTGCTGCGCGAACGCGGTGTCACGCGGTTGGAGATCCTCAAACGCGGCTCCCCGCTCGACCCCGCCCAGTTGCGCCGCGAGCTGCGGCTGCGTACCGCCTCCGGGGCCGGCGTGGCGGCGAGCCTGGTGCTGACCCGGGTGGCCGGCGCCCCGACGGCGCTGCTCGCCCACCCGGTGCCGGCGCCGGACCGGTGA
- the groES gene encoding co-chaperone GroES, whose product MPVTTATKVAIKPLEDRILVQANEAETTTASGIVIPDTAKEKPQEGTVLAVGPGRVDDKGNRIPVDVNVGDTVIYSKYGGTEVKYAGEEYLVLSARDVLAVIEK is encoded by the coding sequence ATGCCCGTGACTACCGCGACCAAGGTTGCGATCAAGCCGCTCGAGGACCGGATCCTGGTCCAGGCGAACGAGGCTGAGACCACCACGGCGTCGGGCATCGTGATCCCCGACACCGCCAAGGAGAAGCCGCAGGAGGGCACCGTCCTCGCTGTCGGCCCCGGCCGCGTCGACGACAAGGGCAACCGGATCCCGGTTGACGTCAACGTCGGCGACACGGTCATCTACTCGAAGTACGGCGGCACCGAGGTCAAGTACGCCGGCGAGGAGTACCTGGTGCTCTCCGCCCGCGACGTCCTCGCGGTCATCGAGAAGTGA
- the groL gene encoding chaperonin GroEL (60 kDa chaperone family; promotes refolding of misfolded polypeptides especially under stressful conditions; forms two stacked rings of heptamers to form a barrel-shaped 14mer; ends can be capped by GroES; misfolded proteins enter the barrel where they are refolded when GroES binds), translating to MAKILSFSDDARHLLEHGVNTLADTVKVTLGPRGRNVVLDKKFGAPTITNDGVTIAKEIELTNPYENLGAQLVKEVATKTNDVAGDGTTTATVLAQAMVREGLRNVAAGANPAGLKRGIDAAAQKVSESLLAKAADVADKGSIAQVATISAQDATIGELIAEAMERVGRDGVITVEEGSTLATELEVTEGLQFDKGFISPHFVTDAEAQEAVLEDAYILITTQKISSIEELLPLLEKIVQDSKPLLIVAEDVDGQALSTLVVNAVRKTVKICAVKAPGFGDRRKAMLQDMAILTGAELIAPELGYKLDAVGLESLGRARRIVVDKDTTTVVDGAGNDSEVADRVTQIRKEIDASDSDWDREKLAERLAKLSGGIAVIKAGAATEVEMKERKHRIEDAIAATKAAVEEGTIPGGGAALSQIAAVLDDDLGFDGDEKVGVSVVRKALHEPLRWIAQNAGYDGYVVVGKVLEGDWGHGLNAATGEYVDLAGAGIIDPVKVTRNAVSNAASIAGLLLTTESLVVEKPEKAEPAAGGHGHDHGHGHQHGPGF from the coding sequence ATGGCGAAGATCCTGAGTTTCTCGGACGACGCCCGGCACCTCTTGGAGCACGGCGTCAACACGCTCGCGGACACGGTCAAGGTCACCCTCGGCCCGCGCGGGCGCAACGTCGTGCTGGACAAGAAGTTCGGCGCTCCGACGATCACCAACGATGGCGTGACCATCGCCAAGGAGATCGAGCTCACCAACCCGTACGAGAACCTCGGTGCGCAGCTGGTCAAGGAGGTGGCGACGAAGACCAACGACGTCGCCGGCGACGGGACCACCACCGCCACCGTGCTCGCCCAGGCGATGGTCCGTGAAGGTCTGCGCAACGTCGCCGCCGGGGCCAACCCGGCCGGCCTCAAGCGCGGCATCGACGCGGCCGCGCAGAAGGTCTCCGAATCGCTGCTGGCCAAGGCGGCGGACGTCGCCGACAAGGGCTCGATCGCGCAGGTCGCGACGATCTCGGCCCAGGACGCCACGATCGGCGAACTGATCGCCGAGGCGATGGAGCGGGTCGGCCGCGACGGCGTGATCACCGTCGAGGAAGGCTCCACGCTGGCCACCGAGCTGGAGGTCACCGAGGGCCTGCAGTTCGACAAGGGCTTCATCTCCCCGCACTTCGTCACCGACGCCGAAGCGCAGGAGGCGGTCCTCGAGGACGCGTACATCCTGATCACCACCCAGAAGATCTCCTCGATCGAGGAGCTGCTGCCGCTGCTGGAGAAGATCGTCCAGGACAGCAAGCCGCTGCTGATCGTCGCCGAGGACGTCGACGGGCAGGCGCTGTCCACCCTGGTGGTCAACGCCGTACGCAAGACCGTGAAGATCTGCGCGGTCAAGGCCCCCGGCTTCGGTGACCGGCGCAAGGCGATGCTGCAGGACATGGCGATCCTGACCGGCGCCGAGCTGATCGCCCCTGAGCTGGGCTACAAGCTCGACGCGGTCGGGCTGGAGTCGCTGGGCCGGGCCCGGCGGATCGTGGTCGACAAGGACACCACCACGGTGGTCGACGGTGCCGGCAACGACTCCGAGGTCGCCGACCGGGTCACCCAGATCCGCAAGGAGATCGACGCGTCCGACTCGGACTGGGACCGGGAAAAGCTCGCCGAGCGGCTGGCCAAGCTTTCCGGCGGCATCGCGGTGATCAAGGCCGGCGCTGCCACCGAGGTCGAGATGAAGGAGCGCAAGCACCGCATCGAGGACGCCATCGCCGCGACCAAGGCCGCGGTCGAGGAGGGCACCATCCCCGGTGGCGGCGCGGCGCTGAGCCAGATCGCCGCCGTGCTCGACGACGACCTCGGCTTCGACGGCGACGAGAAGGTCGGCGTGTCGGTGGTCCGCAAGGCGCTGCACGAGCCGCTGCGGTGGATCGCCCAGAACGCCGGCTACGACGGGTACGTCGTGGTCGGCAAGGTGCTCGAAGGCGACTGGGGCCACGGTCTCAACGCCGCCACCGGTGAGTACGTCGATCTGGCTGGGGCCGGCATCATCGACCCGGTGAAGGTGACCCGCAACGCGGTCAGCAACGCCGCGTCGATCGCCGGGCTGCTGCTCACCACCGAGAGCCTCGTGGTGGAGAAGCCGGAGAAGGCCGAGCCGGCTGCCGGCGGTCACGGTCACGACCACGGGCACGGCCACCAGCACGGTCCCGGTTTCTGA
- a CDS encoding molybdopterin-dependent oxidoreductase: MPRPLAALAGVAAAALALGLAELIAVATGARSAPLVAVGGVVVDTVPEPLKQFAIDVFGVHDKTALLIGTGVLLAGFAAVIGVLAARRLAVGFAGIAVFGVIGAAAALTRPGAGPAAVLPAVIGASAAALLLWALLAGPLRPAAAASSSAAAPAEPAPVPVRPGAGTADRRRFLSSVGVSVGAALITGAGGRWLAQRRGVATARSAVTLPAPVDAAPPLPSGVDPAAPGLSRYVTTNRDFYRIDTALVVPQVDPDEWQLRIHGRVTNPITLSYADLLGMELVERYVTLACVSNEVGGNLIGNARWLGVPVRDLLVEAGPLPGADQVVGRSVDGWTCGTPTEALLDGRDALLAVGMNGQPLPVEHGFPVRMVVPGLYGYVSACKWVTELELTSFADFDAYWVPRGWAAQGPIKTQSRIDTPRVRAELSAGTVAVAGVAWAPHRGISGVEVRVDDGPWQPAELAPAVSADTWVQWVWQWPATSGEHLLQVRATDGTGATQPELRQPVAPDGATGWHSVRVTVQ, encoded by the coding sequence CTGCCCAGGCCGCTCGCGGCGCTCGCCGGGGTGGCCGCGGCCGCGCTCGCCCTGGGCCTGGCCGAGCTGATCGCCGTCGCCACCGGCGCCCGCTCGGCACCGCTGGTCGCGGTCGGCGGGGTGGTCGTCGACACCGTCCCCGAGCCGCTGAAACAGTTCGCCATCGACGTGTTCGGCGTACACGACAAGACCGCGCTGCTGATCGGCACCGGCGTACTGCTCGCCGGGTTCGCGGCCGTGATCGGGGTGCTGGCCGCCCGCCGGCTCGCCGTCGGCTTCGCCGGCATCGCGGTCTTCGGCGTGATCGGCGCGGCGGCCGCGCTCACCCGGCCCGGCGCCGGGCCGGCCGCCGTCCTGCCGGCGGTGATCGGCGCGTCCGCCGCCGCACTGCTGCTCTGGGCGCTGCTCGCCGGCCCGCTGCGGCCGGCCGCAGCCGCGTCGTCCTCCGCCGCGGCGCCCGCTGAACCGGCGCCGGTACCGGTGCGGCCCGGTGCCGGCACCGCCGACCGGCGCCGGTTCCTGTCCAGCGTCGGCGTGTCGGTCGGCGCCGCCCTGATCACCGGTGCCGGTGGTCGCTGGCTGGCGCAACGCCGGGGGGTGGCGACCGCCCGGTCCGCCGTGACGCTGCCCGCCCCGGTCGACGCCGCGCCGCCGCTGCCTTCCGGTGTGGACCCGGCGGCGCCGGGGCTGAGCCGGTACGTCACCACCAACCGTGACTTCTACCGGATCGACACCGCGCTGGTCGTGCCCCAGGTCGACCCGGACGAATGGCAACTGCGGATCCACGGCCGGGTGACCAACCCGATCACCCTGAGCTACGCCGACCTGCTCGGGATGGAGCTGGTGGAGCGGTACGTCACGCTGGCCTGTGTCTCGAACGAGGTGGGCGGGAATCTCATCGGCAACGCCCGCTGGCTCGGCGTACCGGTGCGGGACCTGCTGGTCGAGGCGGGCCCGCTGCCCGGAGCCGACCAGGTCGTCGGCCGGTCCGTCGACGGCTGGACCTGCGGCACCCCGACCGAGGCGCTGCTGGACGGGCGGGACGCGCTGCTCGCGGTCGGGATGAACGGTCAACCGCTGCCGGTCGAGCACGGTTTCCCGGTCCGCATGGTGGTGCCCGGCCTCTACGGCTACGTCTCCGCCTGCAAGTGGGTCACCGAGTTGGAGTTGACCAGCTTCGCCGACTTCGACGCGTACTGGGTGCCGCGCGGCTGGGCGGCGCAGGGCCCGATCAAGACCCAGTCCCGGATCGACACCCCCCGGGTCCGCGCCGAACTGTCCGCCGGCACCGTTGCGGTGGCCGGGGTGGCGTGGGCCCCGCACCGGGGCATCAGCGGCGTCGAGGTACGGGTGGACGACGGCCCTTGGCAGCCGGCCGAGCTGGCCCCGGCGGTCTCCGCGGACACCTGGGTGCAGTGGGTCTGGCAGTGGCCGGCGACCTCGGGTGAGCACCTGCTGCAGGTCCGGGCAACCGACGGGACCGGCGCCACCCAGCCCGAACTACGCCAGCCGGTCGCCCCGGACGGGGCGACCGGCTGGCATTCCGTCCGCGTCACAGTCCAGTAG
- a CDS encoding WhiB family transcriptional regulator, with protein sequence MSDVRRLPGPIVDLWEWQILGACRGRDSAQFFHPDGERGSSRNRRESGAKAVCRTCPVRAECAAHALSVREPYGVWGGFSESERLRLLALGWEDLADRRGGRVDVQRLEARLGRPHKSTVPAQRRPESAAVRPQPADSATAA encoded by the coding sequence ATGTCGGATGTACGCCGACTGCCCGGACCGATCGTCGACCTGTGGGAGTGGCAGATCCTCGGTGCCTGCCGTGGCCGGGACAGCGCCCAGTTCTTCCACCCCGACGGTGAGCGGGGGTCGTCACGCAACCGCCGGGAGTCGGGAGCCAAGGCGGTCTGCCGGACCTGCCCGGTCCGCGCGGAGTGCGCCGCGCACGCCCTGTCGGTGCGCGAGCCGTACGGGGTGTGGGGCGGCTTCAGCGAGTCGGAACGGCTCCGGCTGCTCGCCCTCGGCTGGGAGGATCTCGCCGACCGCCGTGGCGGCCGGGTCGATGTGCAACGGCTGGAGGCCCGGCTGGGCCGGCCGCACAAGTCGACCGTGCCGGCCCAGCGCCGGCCGGAATCGGCCGCCGTCAGGCCGCAGCCGGCGGACTCGGCCACCGCCGCATGA